A genome region from Brooklawnia propionicigenes includes the following:
- a CDS encoding MalY/PatB family protein, with amino-acid sequence MSEFAERIDALTIDDLTAAGSLKWTTYPNAIGAWIAEMDFGIAPEIAEVLEQLLKRQQTGYAPMAWRTELKKATSEFVAARYGWQVGWPQIHWLPDVLTGLAIVMTHWLPAGSRIIVPTPCYMPFVDMPGTFGHQRVEVPMLRGDADWTMDLDALDREFAAGARLLVLCNPHNPIGKAFDRAELEAICEVVERHGGLVFSDEIHAPLSYPGVQHVPYASINDTAAAHTVTAMSASKSFNLAGLKCAQLILTNPEHQRFYTTQGHGLPYESTPMGMIANITAFREGGPWLAEVLDYLDGNRRLLTEMLADLLPAVGYIEPEASFLAWLDCRELELDDPRKHFLKAGVALTDGAECGDAGRGHVRFNFALPRPILQSSIEKMAAALH; translated from the coding sequence GTGAGCGAGTTTGCTGAGCGTATCGACGCACTGACCATCGACGACCTGACTGCGGCCGGCAGTCTCAAGTGGACGACCTACCCGAACGCCATCGGAGCCTGGATCGCCGAGATGGATTTCGGGATCGCCCCCGAGATTGCGGAGGTTCTGGAGCAGTTGCTCAAACGCCAGCAGACCGGATACGCGCCGATGGCCTGGCGCACCGAGCTCAAGAAGGCGACCAGCGAATTCGTCGCCGCCAGGTACGGCTGGCAGGTCGGCTGGCCCCAGATCCACTGGCTGCCCGACGTGCTGACGGGCCTGGCAATCGTGATGACCCACTGGCTGCCGGCGGGCTCGCGGATCATCGTCCCCACCCCCTGCTACATGCCGTTCGTCGACATGCCGGGCACCTTCGGCCATCAGCGGGTCGAGGTGCCCATGCTGCGCGGCGATGCCGACTGGACGATGGACCTCGACGCTCTGGACCGCGAGTTCGCCGCCGGTGCCAGGCTGCTGGTGTTGTGCAACCCGCACAATCCGATCGGGAAGGCCTTCGACCGCGCCGAACTCGAAGCCATCTGTGAGGTCGTCGAGCGGCACGGCGGCCTGGTCTTCAGCGACGAGATCCATGCCCCGCTCAGCTATCCCGGCGTTCAGCACGTCCCCTATGCCAGCATCAACGACACCGCCGCCGCGCACACCGTGACGGCGATGTCGGCGTCCAAGTCGTTCAATCTCGCCGGGCTGAAGTGCGCGCAGCTGATCCTCACCAATCCCGAGCATCAGCGCTTCTACACAACCCAGGGCCACGGCCTGCCGTACGAGTCGACCCCGATGGGCATGATCGCGAACATCACGGCGTTCCGCGAGGGCGGCCCCTGGCTGGCCGAGGTCCTCGACTACCTGGACGGCAACCGCAGGCTGCTCACCGAGATGCTCGCGGATCTGCTGCCCGCGGTCGGCTACATCGAGCCCGAGGCGTCCTTCCTGGCGTGGCTCGACTGCCGCGAACTCGAGCTGGACGATCCCCGCAAGCACTTCCTCAAGGCGGGGGTGGCGCTCACCGACGGCGCCGAATGCGGCGATGCCGGACGAGGGCACGTCCGCTTCAATTTCGCGTTGCCGCGTCCGATCCTGCAGTCTTCGATCGAGAAGATGGCCGCCGCGCTGCACTGA
- the pyrE gene encoding orotate phosphoribosyltransferase: MSDRERLRELINELAIVKGRVTLASGREADYYVDVRRVTLDGQAAPLVGSVMRELVADWDFDAVGGLTMGADPVAIAMLHAAASAGERLDAFVVRKDAKTHGLHKRIEGPDVAGRRVLVVEDTSTTGGSALQAVAALREAGAEVVGVAVIVDRSTGAAQAINAAGLDYRYAYGIEDLDL; encoded by the coding sequence ATGAGCGACCGTGAGCGACTGCGTGAACTGATCAATGAACTGGCGATCGTCAAGGGCCGGGTGACGCTGGCCTCCGGGCGCGAGGCGGACTACTACGTCGACGTCCGTCGGGTCACTCTGGATGGACAAGCAGCTCCCCTGGTCGGAAGCGTCATGCGCGAACTCGTCGCCGATTGGGACTTCGATGCCGTCGGCGGCCTCACGATGGGCGCAGACCCCGTAGCCATCGCCATGTTGCACGCTGCTGCCAGCGCGGGCGAGCGTCTTGATGCCTTCGTCGTCCGTAAGGACGCCAAGACCCACGGTCTGCACAAGCGCATCGAGGGTCCCGATGTCGCCGGCCGCCGCGTCCTGGTCGTCGAGGACACCTCCACCACCGGAGGCTCCGCGCTGCAGGCGGTCGCCGCGCTGCGCGAGGCGGGCGCCGAGGTCGTCGGTGTGGCAGTCATCGTCGACCGTTCCACCGGTGCCGCCCAGGCCATCAACGCTGCCGGGCTCGACTACCGCTACGCCTACGGAATCGAGGACCTCGATCTGTGA
- a CDS encoding alpha/beta hydrolase family protein: MRSSSSIVYGPHPDQRIAVFPGAGAGAGNGWAAVVVHGGYWRHRVDWTRTTDLVSHLAGRGFDVINVEYRRGHGAGAWPAPSEDVRRAVEVTQERFPASRLVGVGHSVGGELVLLAADLLDAVVALAPVTDAGRVYDEHLGEDAALDYFGSGPEVAADVYRDASPVHRRAPECPTLLVHGAADDRVPLAHTLDYLAALPEAPLDLIVDHDADHFEVADPAQASWRQVDAWLDSLVRS, from the coding sequence ATGAGATCATCGTCATCGATTGTCTATGGGCCGCATCCCGATCAACGAATCGCGGTCTTTCCCGGTGCCGGCGCCGGCGCGGGCAACGGCTGGGCTGCCGTCGTGGTGCACGGCGGGTATTGGCGGCATCGCGTCGACTGGACGCGTACCACCGATCTGGTGTCACACCTGGCCGGCCGTGGGTTCGATGTGATCAACGTGGAGTACCGGCGTGGTCACGGTGCCGGCGCCTGGCCCGCGCCGAGTGAGGACGTCCGGCGAGCGGTCGAGGTGACCCAGGAGAGGTTCCCGGCCAGCCGCCTGGTCGGCGTGGGGCATTCGGTCGGTGGCGAACTGGTGCTGCTGGCGGCCGATCTGCTGGATGCCGTGGTGGCGCTGGCGCCGGTCACCGATGCGGGCCGGGTCTACGACGAGCACCTGGGTGAGGACGCGGCGCTCGACTACTTCGGCTCCGGACCCGAGGTGGCCGCCGACGTCTACCGCGATGCCTCGCCGGTGCACCGCCGAGCCCCCGAATGCCCGACCCTGCTGGTGCACGGCGCCGCGGACGACCGGGTGCCGCTGGCCCACACCCTCGACTACCTGGCGGCTCTGCCGGAGGCGCCGCTCGATCTGATCGTGGACCACGACGCCGACCACTTCGAGGTCGCCGATCCCGCGCAGGCATCCTGGCGGCAGGTGGACGCCTGGCTGGACTCGCTGGTGCGCAGCTGA
- a CDS encoding amino acid ABC transporter permease, translating to MTQPETAVPGQATDERPGTIHAVPLRRPGRVVAGAVMLLIGIWIIYQIITNPAFDWAFTFEAMNQTQVIRGFVTGTLVATVGAMILGVVLGVVLAVMRMSDNPILRWSAGIYVWFFRAIPRYVLLMILGAAGAFALGGLSVGIWPVDGTWQVVKVDLNRFSTTIWMAIIGLGLSEAAYMAEIARSGILSVDRGQWEAARAIGMSNGQTMRRIVLPQAMRVIVPPTGNETIAMFKDTSLLSALPLANEMFFQLRGIGTATYNLIPSYMAATLYYIITATILGFGQSWLERRFGRGYNPTEPSANGRRRAKADAKTARTAIMFPGSDH from the coding sequence ATGACCCAACCCGAGACCGCGGTCCCCGGCCAGGCCACCGACGAGCGGCCGGGGACGATCCACGCAGTGCCGCTGCGCCGCCCCGGCCGCGTGGTGGCCGGTGCGGTGATGCTGCTGATCGGTATCTGGATCATCTACCAGATCATCACCAACCCCGCCTTCGACTGGGCCTTCACCTTCGAGGCGATGAACCAGACCCAGGTCATCCGGGGCTTCGTCACAGGAACCCTCGTCGCGACCGTGGGTGCGATGATCCTGGGCGTGGTGCTCGGCGTGGTGCTCGCCGTGATGCGGATGTCGGACAATCCGATCCTGCGCTGGTCGGCCGGCATCTATGTGTGGTTCTTCCGGGCGATACCTCGATACGTTCTGCTGATGATCCTCGGTGCCGCCGGCGCGTTCGCGCTCGGTGGGCTGAGCGTCGGAATCTGGCCGGTGGACGGCACTTGGCAGGTCGTGAAGGTGGATCTCAACCGGTTCTCCACGACGATCTGGATGGCCATCATCGGCTTGGGGCTGTCGGAGGCCGCCTATATGGCCGAGATCGCGCGCTCGGGCATCCTCAGTGTCGACCGCGGGCAGTGGGAAGCCGCGCGTGCGATCGGCATGAGCAACGGCCAGACGATGCGCCGGATCGTCCTGCCGCAGGCAATGCGGGTGATCGTCCCGCCGACCGGCAACGAAACCATCGCGATGTTCAAGGACACGTCGTTGCTGTCGGCGCTGCCGCTGGCCAACGAGATGTTCTTTCAGCTGCGTGGCATCGGTACCGCCACCTACAACCTGATCCCCAGCTATATGGCGGCGACCTTGTACTACATCATCACCGCGACCATCCTGGGCTTCGGGCAGTCCTGGCTGGAACGGCGCTTCGGCCGCGGCTACAACCCGACCGAGCCCTCCGCCAACGGCCGCCGCCGTGCCAAGGCAGACGCCAAGACCGCTCGTACTGCGATCATGTTCCCGGGAAGCGATCACTGA
- a CDS encoding class E sortase: protein MSEKPAAVTAAQTGQRRSWGARALCAAWLLLAVVLLAAGVWSLWLFVGTDQRAASQARAAVERFDAACSTVGEAGSDSATAAEVVGLLSFPGYDDQSWPVLAGTSSEQLATGIGWYPETAGVGEIGNMVLAGYRITHGAPFAALADLNVGDQIQIVTCTHVYLYELDVAPRDLTVQAHDDWVLDAVPGDPGKRPSGRQITLITSQDLLPTSDRSVGMGHLVSSHPR from the coding sequence GTGAGCGAGAAGCCGGCTGCCGTGACCGCAGCCCAGACAGGCCAGCGACGCAGTTGGGGCGCTCGTGCGCTGTGCGCCGCTTGGCTGCTGCTCGCCGTGGTGCTGCTGGCAGCGGGGGTGTGGTCACTGTGGCTGTTCGTCGGCACCGACCAGCGGGCCGCGTCCCAAGCGCGTGCCGCGGTCGAACGATTCGACGCCGCCTGCTCGACCGTCGGCGAGGCCGGCAGTGACTCCGCAACCGCCGCCGAGGTCGTCGGATTGCTGAGTTTCCCTGGGTACGACGATCAATCCTGGCCGGTGCTGGCCGGGACCAGCAGCGAGCAACTGGCGACCGGCATCGGCTGGTATCCCGAAACCGCCGGCGTGGGCGAGATCGGGAATATGGTCCTGGCCGGCTACCGGATCACCCACGGCGCGCCCTTCGCCGCGCTGGCCGATCTCAATGTGGGCGACCAGATCCAGATCGTCACCTGCACGCATGTCTACCTCTATGAACTCGATGTCGCGCCGCGCGATCTGACCGTCCAGGCACATGACGATTGGGTGCTGGACGCCGTTCCCGGAGACCCGGGCAAGCGCCCGAGCGGGCGCCAGATCACCCTGATCACCAGCCAGGATCTGCTGCCGACCAGTGACCGTTCGGTGGGCATGGGGCATCTGGTCTCATCGCATCCGCGCTGA
- a CDS encoding spermidine synthase, translating into MEDQEIQFVPDGTGWILVMDEVAHSWVDLDDPLRLEFAYMRRVADYLDTAAPPGERMRVIHIGGGALTMARYIAARRPTSPQIVLEPNEDLTAAVRDKLPLPAHSGIKVRATDGRTGLTQMPDDYAQVIIVDAFADARVPPSLVSVEFFAECFRVLNPDGLLLFNVIDIFPLTWTKRVLAGIARFADHLALSAEPAVLKGHRHGNLVLAASRAPLDTDLIVRLAAGSAFPCRIVHDEQLTKFMGGASAFYDDEAEGSPKVVRGLLHFE; encoded by the coding sequence ATGGAGGACCAAGAGATCCAGTTCGTCCCTGACGGGACGGGCTGGATCCTTGTCATGGACGAGGTGGCCCACTCGTGGGTCGACCTCGACGATCCCCTGCGGCTCGAGTTCGCCTACATGCGGCGGGTGGCCGACTACCTCGACACCGCCGCCCCGCCGGGGGAACGGATGCGGGTGATCCACATCGGCGGGGGAGCGCTGACCATGGCCCGTTACATCGCGGCCCGTCGTCCGACCTCACCGCAGATCGTCCTGGAGCCCAACGAGGACCTCACCGCGGCGGTGCGCGACAAGCTGCCGCTGCCGGCCCACTCGGGGATCAAGGTGCGCGCGACCGATGGCCGCACGGGCCTCACCCAGATGCCCGACGACTACGCCCAGGTGATCATCGTGGACGCCTTCGCCGATGCCCGGGTACCGCCATCGCTGGTCAGCGTGGAATTCTTTGCGGAGTGCTTCCGGGTGCTCAACCCGGATGGGCTGCTGCTGTTCAACGTCATCGACATCTTTCCGCTGACGTGGACCAAGAGGGTGCTGGCCGGCATCGCCCGGTTCGCCGATCACCTGGCGCTCAGCGCCGAACCGGCAGTGCTGAAGGGCCACCGGCACGGCAACCTGGTGCTCGCGGCCAGCCGGGCACCGCTCGACACAGACCTGATCGTGCGCCTGGCCGCCGGGTCGGCGTTCCCCTGCCGGATAGTGCACGACGAACAGCTGACGAAGTTCATGGGCGGGGCATCGGCGTTCTATGACGACGAGGCCGAGGGCTCCCCGAAGGTGGTGCGTGGGCTGCTTCATTTCGAATAG
- a CDS encoding TrmH family RNA methyltransferase, with amino-acid sequence MTNEPAPDPTNTDVGVGPYPQPWPEDPRFDPALLADGDRRNVIDRYRYWRMDAIVDDLDARRTRIAPARLQVAIQNWQHDFNIGSIVRTANAFNVELVHIIGNRRWNRRGAMVTDRYLHVVHRPDEQALAEYCSSERLTMIGVDNLPGSVPLESTPLPQACCLVFGSEGPGLTEAMVARCQQLVAITQYGSTRSFNAGAAAAIAMYQWTLSHASAARLEP; translated from the coding sequence ATGACCAACGAACCGGCACCGGACCCGACCAATACGGACGTCGGAGTCGGGCCCTACCCACAGCCGTGGCCCGAGGACCCGCGCTTCGACCCCGCGCTGCTGGCCGACGGCGACCGCCGCAACGTCATCGACCGCTACCGCTACTGGCGGATGGACGCCATCGTCGACGATCTCGATGCCCGCCGCACGAGGATCGCCCCGGCGCGCCTGCAGGTCGCCATCCAGAACTGGCAGCACGACTTCAACATCGGCTCGATCGTGCGTACCGCCAACGCGTTCAATGTCGAACTCGTGCACATCATCGGAAACCGTCGCTGGAACCGTCGCGGTGCGATGGTGACCGACCGCTATCTGCACGTCGTCCATCGCCCCGATGAGCAGGCTTTGGCCGAGTACTGCAGTAGTGAACGGCTGACCATGATCGGAGTCGACAACCTCCCGGGTTCGGTGCCGCTGGAATCGACACCGCTTCCGCAAGCCTGCTGCCTGGTCTTCGGATCGGAGGGCCCGGGCCTGACCGAGGCGATGGTCGCCCGCTGCCAGCAGCTGGTCGCCATCACCCAATACGGCTCCACCCGCTCCTTCAACGCGGGGGCTGCCGCAGCGATCGCCATGTATCAGTGGACGCTGAGCCACGCCAGTGCTGCCAGACTGGAGCCGTGA
- a CDS encoding ABC transporter substrate-binding protein — protein MKRRLAAAAAVFSAAALLMSGCGSDSLSSSGTSGSAGGDESIPAVEASQELHDSLPDAIKQAGVLEVGVDPTYKPNEYMDGTTVVGMNVELFDAVAARLGIENNWNPAAFDSILAGVQAQKYDVGSSSFTITPTRLETLTFVEYLNVGTQWATLAGNPAGVDPTNPCGKTIAFQTGTTQEEEITAAQEACGSDPINTLSYQGQDEVNNALMIGKADAMLADYPITQNAIQTSNGKMEALGDQYGAAPYGFTMAKDNLQLAEAISQALTDLEASGVYGAILAKYGVSDAAVDAFPVNPEVS, from the coding sequence ATGAAACGTAGACTTGCTGCCGCTGCGGCTGTATTTTCTGCAGCTGCCCTGCTGATGAGCGGATGCGGCTCCGACTCGCTGAGCAGTTCAGGAACCTCCGGTTCGGCCGGTGGGGACGAGAGCATTCCTGCGGTCGAGGCCAGCCAGGAGTTGCACGATTCGCTGCCGGACGCGATCAAGCAGGCGGGTGTTCTCGAAGTCGGTGTTGACCCCACCTACAAGCCCAACGAATACATGGACGGCACCACGGTGGTCGGCATGAACGTTGAATTGTTCGACGCGGTCGCCGCCCGGCTGGGCATCGAGAACAACTGGAATCCGGCCGCCTTCGATTCGATCCTGGCCGGCGTCCAGGCGCAGAAGTACGACGTGGGCAGTTCGTCGTTCACCATCACCCCGACCCGCCTCGAGACGCTGACCTTCGTCGAGTACCTGAACGTCGGGACGCAGTGGGCAACGCTGGCCGGCAACCCGGCAGGCGTCGACCCGACCAATCCGTGCGGCAAGACGATCGCCTTCCAGACCGGCACCACGCAGGAAGAAGAGATCACGGCCGCGCAGGAGGCCTGCGGATCGGATCCGATCAACACGCTGTCCTACCAGGGCCAGGACGAGGTCAACAACGCCCTGATGATCGGTAAGGCGGACGCGATGCTGGCCGACTACCCGATCACCCAGAACGCCATCCAGACCTCGAACGGCAAGATGGAGGCGCTCGGTGACCAGTACGGCGCCGCCCCCTATGGCTTCACGATGGCCAAGGACAACCTGCAGCTCGCCGAGGCGATCTCGCAGGCCCTGACCGATCTGGAGGCCTCCGGCGTTTACGGCGCCATCCTCGCCAAGTACGGTGTCTCCGATGCGGCGGTGGACGCGTTCCCCGTCAACCCTGAGGTGTCATGA
- a CDS encoding amino acid ABC transporter ATP-binding protein — protein MVRAVNVHKSFGSNEVLKGVDLDVYPGEAVVLLGPSGSGKTTFLRLINQMETLTGGRIWVNGELIGYEERDGRLYQRKDSDIARQRSHIGMVFQRFNLFPHKTAFENITEGQLVVTKKSKKAAAERAWDLLGQVGLTDKADAYPSQLSGGQQQRIAIARALAMDPELMLFDEPTSALDPELVGEVLQVMKTLAGEGVTMIVVTHEMGFAREVADRVYFMDGGVVVESGSPEDVLVNPQADRTRAFLSRVRR, from the coding sequence CTGGTCCGGGCCGTCAACGTCCACAAGTCGTTCGGCTCCAACGAAGTCCTCAAGGGCGTCGACCTGGACGTGTACCCCGGCGAGGCAGTGGTGCTGCTCGGGCCCTCCGGGTCGGGCAAGACGACCTTCCTGCGGCTGATCAATCAGATGGAGACCCTGACGGGTGGGCGCATCTGGGTGAACGGTGAGCTGATCGGTTACGAAGAACGCGACGGGCGGCTCTACCAGCGCAAGGATTCCGACATCGCCCGGCAGCGCTCGCACATCGGGATGGTTTTCCAGCGCTTCAATCTCTTCCCCCACAAGACGGCATTCGAGAACATCACCGAGGGCCAGCTGGTGGTGACCAAGAAGTCCAAGAAGGCCGCCGCGGAGCGCGCCTGGGACCTGCTCGGGCAGGTGGGGCTGACCGACAAGGCCGACGCCTATCCGTCCCAGCTGTCGGGCGGTCAGCAGCAGCGCATCGCGATTGCGCGGGCGCTGGCCATGGATCCCGAACTGATGCTTTTCGACGAGCCGACCTCGGCCCTCGACCCCGAACTGGTAGGCGAAGTGCTGCAGGTGATGAAGACCCTGGCCGGTGAAGGCGTCACGATGATCGTCGTCACTCACGAGATGGGTTTCGCCCGTGAGGTCGCCGACCGGGTCTACTTCATGGACGGTGGCGTCGTCGTCGAGTCGGGCAGCCCCGAAGACGTGCTGGTCAACCCGCAGGCCGACCGAACACGAGCCTTCTTGTCCCGCGTGCGGCGCTGA
- a CDS encoding D-2-hydroxyacid dehydrogenase produces MDDLRVVVAKPLASEYVERLRSADPRVEVSYEPDLMPPMRWPSDHRGDPSFKRTPEQQARLAELVDSADILYSFPNNNSAELARIVRANPKLKWVHIMAAGGGSQVKAANLTKEELRRVIFTTSAGVHAGTLAEFALFGVLAGAKELPRLQADKQRHYWPTSRRTMGMVSDMTVVVVGMGAIGQECAKRFSELGATVIGVNRSIKPVEAVERLYTSDQIVEAAQGADALINALPGAVGTDDLISREVLEALAPGAIIASVGRGQCIEEDAMIELLTSGHLGFAALDVAKTEPLPADSPLWDLPNVVISPHTAANSAKEDSRIADLFIENLHAFLDGKPMRNVVNTELFY; encoded by the coding sequence ATGGACGATTTGCGTGTAGTGGTTGCGAAACCGTTGGCCAGTGAGTACGTCGAGCGGCTCAGGTCCGCCGATCCCCGGGTCGAGGTCAGTTACGAACCCGACCTGATGCCCCCGATGCGGTGGCCGTCCGATCATCGGGGCGACCCGAGCTTCAAGCGGACGCCCGAGCAGCAGGCCCGGCTCGCCGAACTGGTCGACAGCGCCGACATCCTGTACAGCTTCCCCAATAACAACTCGGCCGAACTGGCCCGCATCGTGCGAGCCAACCCGAAACTCAAGTGGGTGCACATCATGGCCGCCGGCGGCGGCTCGCAGGTGAAGGCGGCGAACCTCACCAAGGAAGAACTCCGGCGGGTGATCTTCACCACCTCCGCCGGGGTGCATGCCGGGACGCTCGCCGAGTTCGCGCTGTTCGGCGTTCTCGCCGGCGCGAAGGAACTGCCGCGGCTGCAGGCTGACAAGCAGCGGCACTACTGGCCGACGTCGCGCCGGACGATGGGCATGGTCTCTGACATGACCGTCGTGGTGGTGGGCATGGGCGCCATCGGTCAGGAATGCGCGAAGCGCTTCTCCGAGCTCGGTGCCACCGTCATCGGCGTCAACCGCTCCATCAAACCGGTCGAAGCGGTGGAAAGGCTGTACACCTCCGACCAGATCGTCGAAGCGGCCCAAGGAGCCGATGCCCTGATCAACGCGCTGCCCGGCGCCGTCGGCACCGATGATCTCATCAGTCGTGAGGTCCTCGAGGCATTGGCGCCCGGGGCCATCATCGCCAGCGTCGGCCGCGGTCAGTGCATCGAAGAGGACGCGATGATCGAGCTGCTGACCTCCGGGCATCTCGGATTCGCCGCTCTCGATGTGGCGAAGACCGAACCACTGCCCGCTGACAGCCCGCTGTGGGATCTGCCGAACGTCGTGATCTCGCCACACACCGCGGCGAACTCCGCCAAGGAGGACTCGCGCATCGCCGATCTGTTCATCGAGAATCTGCACGCTTTCCTCGACGGCAAACCGATGCGTAACGTGGTCAATACCGAGCTTTTCTACTGA